DNA from Thermomicrobium roseum DSM 5159:
GAGACTGCGCAGCAAGGTCGTTTTCCCCGAACCGGTCTCGCCGGCCAAGAGCACGAACTCACCAGCTTCCACTGCCCAGTGCGGGGCGACCAGTGCTGGATACCGGCTCGTGGGGTAGCGGTAGCGGAGTGCCTCCACTTCGATCATCGCGCGGATCCTCGCAGAAAGAGTGCCGGTGAGGCGAGCAGGAGAAAGGCGAACCCGGCGAGCGGAGAGAAACCCGGCCAGCGCAAAGCCGGATAAGGCGAGTACGCCAGGTCGGCAGCGGAGTCGCGGAGCGACAGGACGAGGAGGGTCGAGGCTGCGAGCAAGAGCGACGCCGCCGCTCCGGTCGCGAGTGACCACTGCAGAGTGCGGAGATTGCGCCAGGTCGAGTGGACGATCAGCGCCGAACCGAGGGACAGCCCGGCAACGCCGACCAGAGCGAGGCTCGGTTTCCCAGCCAGGCTGCCTCCGATGACGGCGAAGCTAGCGAGGAGCATCGCGAGCGAACTGGCTTGCGTAGCGGGTCTCGCCCGGTGCCGCGCAGCGAAGCTCCGCGTCTCCAGTACCTCAGCTGTGGCGAGACTGTAGTCGATACCACGATAGAGGATCGCTGCTACGACGATCTGAAGCTGCCTCCAGCGTGGCAGTGCCAGGCCGCGCAGGCGCGACGCTTCGACCGCATCGCGTGCTGCTGTCGCGAAAGCAGGGAGCGCGTTCAGGGCAATCGCGAGAGTGGTCGCGAGCACACGCTGATTGGGAGGAATCGCGCGCAGAGCCTGGTGACGATCGATGACGGCGTGAAGGAGAGTCGTTCCGGCGAGTGCCGTGGTCAGTGCGATGCCGGTGAGCAAGCCGTAGAGTGCTGCATTGAGCGTGATGGGTCCGCCGATGACCGGCCAGGCGGGAAGTCGGAAGAGGACGCGGTCGCCGATGTGGGCAAGCAGCGCATTGACGGCGGTGCTCCACGGTAGGAGAAAGCCAGCAGCCAGGAGCGGTAAGCGAGGCGCCTGCCGGCCGAGCGGCCGCGCCGTATCGACTGCGATCCAGACGGTCGCAACGGCCAGCGCTGCCAGGCTCAAGTAGAACGGATTGCGCGTCACGGAGATCGCGAGCACCAGCACGAGTGCCCAGAGCAACCAGGTGATCGCGTTCATGGTGACCGCCTCCGCCAGCGGGCGAACGAGTACGCGAGCAGGACGATGGCCGCGAGACTCGTGAAGAGGAGCGCGCCCCAGGGCGGGCCAGTAGGATGGCTGTCAGCCACAGGCGCTGACGGCGTCACCCCGATGCTGGGGGTGCTCGAGGACCCAGCGAGCGCTGCAGCGGTCGGGGGAACCGTTGGCTGGGCCTCGGCAAAGGCCAGCGATGTCGGGGTGAGTACTCCGAGCGTCGGAGTCGGCAACGTGGGAGTGACTGTCGGGGAGGATGCGGGACCAGTCTGTTGGCCGTCCGGCTGGGTCGTGGAGGATCCGACGGCCGGTTGGCCCGAGGTCGGCACTGGAGTCACGGGCGAGGTCACCGCTGGTTCGGTCGGACTGGTAACCGAGGGTGCTGGCGGCGCGGTCGGTTGCGTGGTGGCAGGCGGACCGGACGAGCGCTCGATGCCATGCGCGCGTGCGATCTCCTCGATCGTCAAAGCGGGAAGGCCGCTCTCTCCGGCTGTCCATGACCAACCGTCCACGTCGCCGTCGCGGACGATCCGGTTGGAGGCACCGACTGGGTGGAGTACCCAGCGGCCGTCCGGCGTGAGCCCGTAATAGTGCCAGAACCACGCTGGCTGGCTCTTGGCTCGACAGAAACAGTCCTCCGCTGGGCATCCTTCACCGGAGATGGCACAGACGGCGAGCCCCAGTCCACCGAACTGGGCCACCGTAACCGGTACGCCAGCACGTTGGAGGAGTTCGATGCCAGTGATTGTCGGTTCTTCGAACTGGACGTACGCGGTGACGATCCGGCCGTCGCCGTAGCGGATGACCAGTCCAGCGCCGTTCGGCTGCTCAGCGCGCGAGGACGTGCTGCCCGCGCCCGCCAACGCGAGCGCGAGCAGCAGCGTGAGGAGGAGGCGAAGCAGGCGAGACGTGCGAGTCACGAGCCTTCCTCGACGATGCGAGCGCCGAGCCGGGTCAGCAAGACATCGTGCCGCTCCGGCCAGCTACCGGGGTGCCATTCGAAGCGGGCACGCTCGAAATACTGCACGACCATCCCGTCTTCGACGAACTCCTCGCTGAGCGGGTAACCGAAGACGGCGAGACCACCGTACTGTTCCCAATAGGCGCGGAAACCATGGCAGAGGTTGTGCTGCGTCTCCACGAAGTACGTGCAGGCTGCCGGATCGCCTGGCTGAGCGGGGGCGAACGGTTCGCGTGGTGCTGCTGGGAGCCGCTCAGCACCGAGCCGGCCGAGCATCACGAGCGTGCTTCCGTCCGGCTTGAGGTGGAATTCGAAACGCGCGCGCTCCGTATACTGGACGAGCAGCCGGAGGTGCGGATCGAAGAATGGACCGGTGATCGGATAACCGAAATTGGCGACCCCTCCTCGCTGCTCCCACGTCTCCAGGAACGGGCCGCACAAGCTGTGTCCGGTCTCCGGGAACAGCCGGCAGCCTTCTGCAGTGGTCTCGAACGGCACGCGAGCTCGAGTCAGCGGGAGAGCGATGCCGCGGAGCGGGAAGGCCTCGCGCGCCAGCGCAGGGATAGCTTGCACGGTGGCGAACAGATTGTCGTCCGGGGCATCGTCGCGCCAACGGAGCGCGCCGCTCGAGTTGGCGAAGCGAGCCAGGGCATCGAGCGCAAAGCGCCAGGACGGGGATTGCGGTTCCTCGCCCGCAGCCAAAAGCGCTTGGACAGCGAGTGCGGTGGAGTTGGCATCACCGACCAGCTGATCAGCGGGTTGGTAGGCAAAGGAGCCATCCGCGGCTTGGACGCTGCGCAAATACAGCAGGGCCTGTCGTACCTGCGGATGCTCGCGCTGCCCCGCGGCAACAAGCGCCTGGATCACGAGTGCCGTCGTGTTCGAGTCGCCTGCGCCCGGCTCTGTGCTGCCGTCCCAAGCCCAGCTGCCGTCAGCCGCTTGCCGTTCGAGCACGGCTTGGACCGCACGCTCGGGAACCGGTACGCCGGCAGCAGCGAGTGCCAGCAGCGCGTATGCGTTGCTGAAGAGCTGCTGGTCGTAGAGTCCGGTCGCACGGTCGTAGGCACGTTGCAGGCGAGCGACGAGGTCGACGCCGCCGAAAGCACGTGGATCGCGCCCGCTCGCGACAGCGGCGAGAATCAGCTTGGCCGCGCCACCCGGCTTCTCGCTGTAGCGGGCAGCGGCCGACTCCAGGTACGCGATGGCGCTCGCTCCACCGACTTGCTGCACCGAGCCAGGGTCGATGCCGACCGAGGCGAGAGCCAAGACAGCATCGACCGTCATGCCAGGATCGCTCTCGCCCGTGAAGCCGGCAAAACCTCCATCAGCACGTTGCTGGGTGGTGAGCCAGGTTACTGCCCCAGTGAGCGCCCGGCCTACTGTGAACTGGTTCGCCGATACGCTCGCCCCTGGTGCGAGAACGAGCAAGAAAATGGTCAGAATAGCGAGGATACGACGCATACCTCACTCCTCCCTCGTCACGCCGACTGAGGTCGTTCCAAACCGCACTCGCTTGTCCGTGTTGGAAAAACGAGAACAGCCCGCACGGGGCGGGCTGCCAATGGTTCACTGCGTCGAGGCACAGTGCATCACCGGCGTCCTCCCCCCTTGGCTCGAGGCGGGTCGGACACGGCGGCGACGGTAGACCTGGCTTCGTCGCACCGACTGGTGCGACGTCACAGTTGCGGCACAGCCCCGGACTTTCACCGGTGTTCCCCCGTGTGGACGAGCAGAACGAACTTCTGCGCTCCTGCTCGCACTCGCCGCCGTCTCGCACATCCTGTCAAGGTGCATCGCCGATCGATCGGCTGCACACATTGTGAAAGCTCGTGGCTCGGTTGTCAAGCCTGCCCGGACACATGCCACGCCAGCGATCGAGTTCCTGGCACACTCGACCGTCGGCTCGCACGTGGCATGAGACCTTCCGGTGGTCGTGCTCGGTGCGCCGGAAGCGGAAACCGCCGGGTTTCCCTCATGGCCTGGTCGATCGGAACCACCTGTCCTCGGCGCGAACCGATAAGGCGATCACGGTCGCTCCTGGTTCGAGCAGTCGGTGGTTCCATCGGAACAGCATGACTGAGGAGACCCGCCCAGCTCGATCGCTGGCTCCTGCCCCGATGACTGGACCGCCCGCGCTTTGGGCGATGCTCACCAGTACCGCATGGCCTCGCGGTAGATGGCGCGCAGTGCTCGCTCGTCGACTGGCCGTGGGCTGTTCACCAGGATGCGCTGCTGGGCCAGTGTTCCCTCGACGAGTGCGGGGATGTCGCTCTCGGTGAAGCCGAGTTCCGCGAGACCACTCGGCAGGCCGAGATCGCGCATGAGCTGGATGAGTGCATCGGCAACCGCTTCGGCAGCTGCGCGGACTGGCAGGCCGCGGGTGTCGATCCCCAGCATCTCGGCCACCTCAGCGTGTCGTTCGGGCCAGGCCGGTGCTGTAAAGCGGAGACCAGCCGGAGCGCCCACGACGACGGCCAGGCCGTGCGGGATGAGCGGCTCGTCGACCTCGTAGTTGGGCGGGAAGAAGTCACGAACGAGCCCGGCGATCGGGTAGGACATGGCGTGTGGGATGTGGACCCCGGCGTTCCCGAAGCCGATACCGGCCGTCAAGCTAGCCAGCGCCATAAAGGTGCGGGCCTCCAGATCGAGCGGGTTGTAGACTGCTCGCCGTAGATACCGTGCACCCCACCGGATAGCCTGTGCGCTCCACAGGTCAGCGACCGGGTTGGACCCGATATAGGCTGGTCGCTCGGTCGGGCTGTCCGGTCGAGGACGGACGTGATACGGCTTGGCTGTGTACGACTCGATCGCATGGCAGAGGACATCCAGCCCGGCGAACGCGGTCACCATCGGGGGACACGTGACCGTATTGAGCGGATCGACGATCGCCATGGTCGGGCGGATGAAACGGTGCGAGATACCGGTCTTCAACCGACGATCGGTCAGTTCGAGGGCGATCACCGCGGTGGTTTCGCTGCCTGTACCGGCGGTCGTGGGGAGTGCCAGGTGCGGCTTCAATGGGCCGGGAACTGGATTGCCTCGACCGACCGGCTTGTTGATATAGTCGAAGAGGTCAGCCGGGTAGGACGTGAAGAGGTTCATCGCCTTAGCTGTGTCGATCGTGCTCCCACCACCGAGCGAAACATAGGCGTCCGGCTGGACGCGTTGGGCGAAGGCGATGGCATCGCGCAACGAGCGATCGGTCGGCTCGATGTGCACCTGGTCGAAGACGACCACTTCCGCACCAGCACGTAGGATCGCTGCCTCGACTGGCTCGACCAGGCCATGCTGTCGCAGATGACGGTCAGTGACGAGGAGGACGCGGCGTGCCCCGAGCCGCTCGAGTTCAACGGTCACGTCAGCGGTCGCACCGGGCCCGAAACGGAAGGGGACGAGGTCCATGGCGATGACGGTCTGGGTCAGGTTCGCGCTCATGCCGGATGCTCCTTCCGGAACACAACAGGCGGCATCATCGTCGGCCAGGAGGGACGAGGTGTCAAGAGGAGCGTGTGCTCTCCATCACGGAGCGTGGTGGTGCCGCGCCCGGGTCTGTCGATCACTGCTTGGACGGTGCTCAGACAGGCTCGCGGCCCGTGACGGCATCGCTTTCCTCGGCCAGTTGGTCGAGGAAGAAGCCGAGCAGTCGATGGAGGCGCGGCCGGGCCTGTTCCCCGATGGCCGCCACCTCTTCGTGAGTCGGGATCGCTGGCTCTTCTGGGATCGCCAAGTTGGTCACGACGGAGATGGCCAGGACGCGTAACCCGAGTGCCCGCGCTAGGATCACTTCGGGGATGGTCGACATGCCGACCAGATCAGCCCCGGCGGCTCGCAACCAGCGAAGTTCGGCTGCCGTCTCGAAGGTCGGCCCAGCGACCATGGCATACGTTCCCTCCGGGAGTTCCAGGCCGAGTCGGGCCGCAGCAGCGCGAGCTACCGCGCGGAGGTGGCGATCGTAGGCATCGCGCAGACTGAAGAAGCGAACCCGTCCCGCCGGTGGAATCAGCGGATGGTGACCGGCCAAACCGGGGACGAAGAAGTGATCCCGGATCAGCACGAGATCGCCCGGTGCGAAGGTCGGATGCAAGGAGCCGGCGGCATTGGTCAGGATGACGATCGGACCAGGCAGGTGGGCGAGGAGGGCGATCGGCGCAGCGGCTTCTGCAGCCGAGAGACCCTGGTAGAGGTGATAACGACCGAGGCAAAACCAGATCGGGTGCCCATTCCACTCTGCCAGCACCAACTCGCGTGGATGACCGGTGACAGCCGGGGCAGCGATCGCAGTGAGTTCGTCGAGCGGGACGCGTGCCACGACATGCGCGTCTTCAGGGAGAGTCGCCAGCCCGGAGCCGAGGACGATGAGCGCGTCAGGAGTGTGGTGATAACGCTGGGCGAGTATCTGCGCTCGCTCAGCTGCTCGTTCCTGCCAGGGATGGAGGATGTCCATC
Protein-coding regions in this window:
- a CDS encoding hydroxyacid-oxoacid transhydrogenase, which encodes MSANLTQTVIAMDLVPFRFGPGATADVTVELERLGARRVLLVTDRHLRQHGLVEPVEAAILRAGAEVVVFDQVHIEPTDRSLRDAIAFAQRVQPDAYVSLGGGSTIDTAKAMNLFTSYPADLFDYINKPVGRGNPVPGPLKPHLALPTTAGTGSETTAVIALELTDRRLKTGISHRFIRPTMAIVDPLNTVTCPPMVTAFAGLDVLCHAIESYTAKPYHVRPRPDSPTERPAYIGSNPVADLWSAQAIRWGARYLRRAVYNPLDLEARTFMALASLTAGIGFGNAGVHIPHAMSYPIAGLVRDFFPPNYEVDEPLIPHGLAVVVGAPAGLRFTAPAWPERHAEVAEMLGIDTRGLPVRAAAEAVADALIQLMRDLGLPSGLAELGFTESDIPALVEGTLAQQRILVNSPRPVDERALRAIYREAMRYW
- a CDS encoding prenyltransferase/squalene oxidase repeat-containing protein, with the protein product MRRILAILTIFLLVLAPGASVSANQFTVGRALTGAVTWLTTQQRADGGFAGFTGESDPGMTVDAVLALASVGIDPGSVQQVGGASAIAYLESAAARYSEKPGGAAKLILAAVASGRDPRAFGGVDLVARLQRAYDRATGLYDQQLFSNAYALLALAAAGVPVPERAVQAVLERQAADGSWAWDGSTEPGAGDSNTTALVIQALVAAGQREHPQVRQALLYLRSVQAADGSFAYQPADQLVGDANSTALAVQALLAAGEEPQSPSWRFALDALARFANSSGALRWRDDAPDDNLFATVQAIPALAREAFPLRGIALPLTRARVPFETTAEGCRLFPETGHSLCGPFLETWEQRGGVANFGYPITGPFFDPHLRLLVQYTERARFEFHLKPDGSTLVMLGRLGAERLPAAPREPFAPAQPGDPAACTYFVETQHNLCHGFRAYWEQYGGLAVFGYPLSEEFVEDGMVVQYFERARFEWHPGSWPERHDVLLTRLGARIVEEGS
- a CDS encoding purine-nucleoside phosphorylase, with translation MMDILHPWQERAAERAQILAQRYHHTPDALIVLGSGLATLPEDAHVVARVPLDELTAIAAPAVTGHPRELVLAEWNGHPIWFCLGRYHLYQGLSAAEAAAPIALLAHLPGPIVILTNAAGSLHPTFAPGDLVLIRDHFFVPGLAGHHPLIPPAGRVRFFSLRDAYDRHLRAVARAAAARLGLELPEGTYAMVAGPTFETAAELRWLRAAGADLVGMSTIPEVILARALGLRVLAISVVTNLAIPEEPAIPTHEEVAAIGEQARPRLHRLLGFFLDQLAEESDAVTGREPV